DNA from Synechococcus elongatus PCC 6301:
CGCAGCCGCAGCTCAAGAACTTGGCCAACCGATTCAAACGAAAATCCAACCAGCGAAAGAATTCTGGGAAGCTGAGAACTATCACCAGAACTACTATCAAAAACAAGCTCTGCTCTATAAATACTATCGAGCCCGCTGCGGTCGCGATGCCCAAATCGCCAAGGTTTGGGGCGAGTATGAGCAACAATCCTAAGGACAGCCCTGTAGACGTAGCGATCGCTCTAATCAGTCAGAGATCAGGCGATCGCGCGAAAACAAACCGAGAGATTATTGCTAGGCATTTCGACAATGCGATCGAGACGAAATTGCTCAGCTTCAGCAACAGCAGTCACATCCTCAAGATTACGCGCACCCCAAGCTGGATTGCGAGCTTGTAAGGAAGCATCAAAAGCTTCATTACTCGGTGCCGTATGTTGACCGCCCCGCTTGTAAGCGCCGTAGAGATAGATCAAGCCGTCGACTGAAAGTAATTGCTTTGCACCGGCAAATAACCCCAGCGTGGCTTCCCACGGCGAGATGTGGATCAGATTAATGGCCGCGATCGCGACAACTGGCTGCGGGAATTCAGGCACAGATTCAACCCAGTCAGACCGAGTGACATCGATCGCGATCGCCTCACCCAAGTTAGGAGCATTGACGTGCGATCGCCAAGCAGCAATGCTGCGACGACTTTCCTCGTTGGGATCGCTGGGTTGCCAAAAATAATCCGGCAATTGCGGTGCAAAATAAGCCCCATGCTCACCCGTCCCGCTGGCAATCTCTAAAACCGTACCGGGCGATCGCAACTCATCCTTCAAGACAGCAAGAATCGCATCCCGATTCCGTTCGGTTGCGGGCGCATAGAGGCGATCGTCCACGCTCTAGACCCGCGCTTCCAAAGCTTTGAGAAACTCCGTGTTGACGCCGGATTCACGGGTCAGTGCCACCTTGCCGGTGCGTGAAATTTCCCGGATGCCGAAGCGTTGCAGCACCTGCACGATCGCGACCATCTTGCCGGGGTCGCCCACAACTTCAACGATCAGTGAGTCTTCAGCCACATCGACAACGCGGGCGCGGAAGATTTGCACCAGCTCCAAAATTTCCGAGCGATTGCTGCTGTTGGCATTGACCTTAATCAGCATCAGCTCGCGTTCAACACAGGGCACTTCCGAAATGTCCTGAACCTTGAGCACGTTGATCAGCTTGTAGAGCTGCTTGGTGATTTGCTCAATTTCGCGATCGTCGCCCTGTACCACCATCGTGATCCGCGAGATGCCGACCTGCTCAGCGGGGCCGACGGCCAGACTTTCGATGTTGAAGCTCCGACGGGCAAATAACCCGGCAATGCGAGTCAGGACGCCCGCTTCGTCTTCAACCAACACTGAGAGGGTGCGCTTCATGGGGACAGGCAGCAAGCTAAGCCTTGATCTTAACGTCGCCTGGGTCGTGCTGCGATAACCAATTGTTGAGGCTTTGATTGACGAAAGCCGGTCGATCGTCGTGGGGACAATGGCCTGTGGCAGGCATTGGCAACCAATCCAGTTGGGGATTGAGCTGCTGACAACGCTTCGCCAAACTGAAGGGCACGAGGCGATCGCTCTCCCCCCAGATCAACAAAATCGGCTGACTCAACTGCGGCAAGACGCGATCGGCCCGCCAGTCGCGGGGAACTTCTGCATTGAAGCGAGTCATCGCCCGCAAGGCTGGGCCTGCCTCCTCCGATCGCGCTGGACGGGCAATCAGATCGAGTAAATCTGCATCAATGCGATCGCGATCGCTGTAGGCCAACGCCAACCAAGGTTTGAGTCGTTTGGGCGATCGCAACCAGAGCAGCAAAGGCTCGATCAGCCAGGGTGGGGTCAGTGCCCAGAGCAGTGCTTGCCGGAGGCTCTTGAAGCGATCGTGAGCAGCAGGCGATCGCAGCAGGCTGGTATCTGGCAGATTCAGCAGAATTAAGCCATGAACTTGCTCGGGAAAGCGATGCGCCGTCACCATCGCCACTACGGAACCGAGAGAATTGCCGATTAAAACAGCGGCGCTGCCCACAAACTGCTGGCAAAAATCCCGCACCAGCTCCGACCAGAAAGCAGGGCCGTAGTGCAAATAGCCCTTTTCGGAGTCCCCAAAGCCGACCAGATCGATCGCGTAGACGTCGCGCTCCTCTGCCAGCGCTGGAATGTTGTCACGCCAGTGCCGCCAACCCGCTCCAAAGCCGTGCAGGAAAATCACGGGTACCGCGCCCGTTGGCTGGGGCGATCGCCGGAAAGCATAGCGAACCCGTAAGCCCCGCCAGATCCAGTCTTGGCTAGTCGCCACCGTCAGCGATCGCAAACTCATCTCGATCCTTCCAATGACTCAGGGATCGACGGAGGTGCAGGCAGCGTCACATCTTCATAGAGATCGCTCAGCCGCACTTCCAGGCCAATACTCCGCAGAGGCAAAACTTCAGCGTTCGGTAAATAGAACTGCAACGTCCAGACTCCCTCGAGGCTCCGCCGGAAGCAGTCCACCCGCTGGCGGCTGGTGCTAATCAGAACATATTCCTCTAGCGTTTCAAGCGTTTGATAATCAGCAAATTTATCGCCGCGATCGAAGGCTTCGGTACTAGGCGACAGCACTTCGACAATCAATTTCGGAAAACGTTTGTAGTTGACTGTCTCTTGATCGCGAGGATCACAGGTCACCAACAGATCGGGGTAGTAGATGCAGTTAGCCTGCTGTAACCAAACTTGCATGGCTGAGCAGTAGACCCGATCGCTGCTACCGCAAACATGACTCCGAATCAAGGCGACCCAATTGCCGACAATTGTGTTGTGAACGTCGGTGATATCGGCCATCGCGTAGACTTCACCAGCCCGATATTCGTGCTTGATCTCACTCGCTGCTTCGAACTGGAGATATTCAGCGACTGACAAAGGATGCGCCTGCGGAACAGCCACCATGGTTGGGGTCTCCTGCTTGGCCTGATCTTGGCATAGGCAAAACGTGATCGCGGTCCGTTCTCTTTGTCGAGATTCAGACTGGACGTTTGTAAATCCTTCCTAAGGCTGCTGCCACAAATCAAAACGGCTGTTGATGACGTGGGCAATCCGTTGCGATCGCCCGCTATGCTACCCCTTCCGTTGGATCTTCGCGTTGATCCAGATGATCCTCGGGTTCTGGAGGGTTTAGACGCGCTGCTCCAGCTCCAATTAATTGATCATGACCAGGTTTTACAGGTGGCGCGGCGCTACCTCAGCAGTCCTCTGCCAGTTCCCAAGGTTGCCCCAGTCGCTGCGATTACCCCTGCTTCGGTGCGGCAGCCGGTTCCCCAAGCTCGCTCACGCCCCAAGCAACCTTCACGCTGGCAACGGGTTTGGGCTAGCTTTGCTGATGAGCTCAGCGTGCGCTGGCTCCTTTTCCTTGGCGTTTTTCTCGTTGTGCTCTCGTCTGGGGTTTTAGTCGCAACCCAGTGGACTTACTTTCCCGCGATCGCCCAATACCTAGTGCTGTGGAGCTACACCCTGCTGTTTTGGGGTTGCAGTCGCTGGGCGGCACGACAGTCGAATCTGACGCTGACAGCCACCAGTCTCGAAGCCGTTGCGCTGTTGCTCTTGCCCTTCAACTTCTGGGCGATCGATGGCTTGGTCATTCGTAGTGAAGGCCCAGGGCTTGCCCTGCTTTCCAGTGCACTCGCCATTCTCGCTGCTGGGATTCTGCTAGCGATCGCCCATCGCACCTATCGCCAAAGTGATTATGCACCCCCATTGTTTTGGAGTTTGATCGGTCTGCTGCTCTGTCAACTGGGTTGGCAAACGGTCTGGCCCGCACAGTGGGCGGTTTATGGCGCTGTGCTGCTCTGTCTCGGCTTACTACCTAACTGGGCTGGAAAGAGTAGTGAGGGATTACCTCGGTCAGGGCAAGTCTGGAGTCTATTTGCCCTCGGCGTGATTCTTTTGAGGGCGATCGCAGCGGAATCGGTGCCGATTTCTAGCTTGGGCATTGCGATCGCTCTGCTGGGCTGGTTGCTCTGGAGCGAACCCCGGCGAGCAGGATTGGGCAAAGACAGCTTGGAGCGGCTGGGGGCAGGACTGATTCTGCTGGCTTGGTGGGTCACTATCGGCTGGGATGCTTGGCAGGCTTTGGGTGTCACGGCGATCGCGGAAATCTGTCTGGTTCAACGCCTGAAATTAACTCGTCGTAGTTGGACACTCATTGTGCTGTTTGGCATCGGACTACTGGGCTGCTTGCTGCTCGAACCCGTCATTCCTGAGACTTGGCGACAGGGATTTGTTCTGATGGTGGCGCAAGATCCCGAAATTCCCCTCACGGTCTACAGCCTGACGCTACTGCCCTACGTCTTGATCTGGCTGGGAGTTGCGCTGAGCTTGGGGTGGCGTTGGCAACAGTCCCGCCTTTCCCGAGTTGCTGAACAACTGGCTTTTGGGCTGGGTGTAGTGCTGGCGTTGCTCAGTCTGTTTGACCCTTGGCTGCGATCGCTGGTTTGGACGACGGACGCCCTACTACTGGCCGGATTCACCTACGGCAGTCGGCCGCAATGGCGACCGCGCCTGCTGACCTTGACCTATTGGACGGGATTGATTGCGATCGTCTTTTGGGTCAGCACACTCACTAATTGGTCGACCCTCTTGCCTTGGGGCGTCTTCACCGGAGCGATCGCCCTGAGCCAGCTGGGGCTGATGGCTTGGCGGCCCCGCTCTGCTCATCATCAGCACTGGTGGCGGCAATTTCAAGCCGGGGCGCTGCTGCTGTCTGTCAGTAGTGCCCTGCTGTTAGGCCTCAACTTTGAGACGCCTCTGGCGATCGTCCTGCTTTGGTTCCTCTTGCCGTTGGGCTGGACGGGACTGGCTGCACGCTTCCCGAAACCGCGATCGCGACGACGACGGCTGGCGTTGACTAGCAGTCTCTTGCTGGGCTTGGGCTGTCTGCTGGCAGCGGTCATCACACTGGAGTCAAGCAACCCCTTACGGGTGCTCCAGCTGGCATTCTTGCTGGCCAGCCTAATTCAGGTCGCCAATGTCAGGTTTTTCCCTGTTCTGCCGCAGGCGGTCTATCACGGGGGGTTACTGCTCTGCCTAGAAGGGCTAATCCTGCTGCGCTGGCCGATCGCCCAGCACTGGTGGACAGTCGGAGCATTCACCGTTGGGGTGCTCTGGCTCCTGCGAACTCAAGTTCAGCGTCTCCGTAATCTTTTGGGGCGCATCTACAGTCGCGCGGCGGCTGGCTGGGGATTGGCGATCGCGATTGCCCTACTGGTCAGCTACCTCCCGCTTTATGTTCTGGGGCGATTCAGTCTGGTGGCGACTGCAACCTCTGCAGCGGCAAGTACGGCTTTTTGGATTTTGAGTGCAGTCACGATCGCTCGCTACTGGCGACGACCGACGTCCGTGGGTGTGGTTCTCTGGGCAGTCACGACGCAATGGGCGATTGCCGCTACGGCGCAGTCCTTGGTCAGCTCTGGCTCTGAGGTTGCTTGGTCCCTCGCAATCGCCAACCTACTGCTGGCGGGGGTCAGTGTTGGATCGATCCCGTTCCTGCCCCCTCGCTTCAGCCGCATAAGTCTGGTGCGTTGGTTGCCCCTGCTGGCCGTTGGCCTCGGATTAGTCTGGCGACTTGGGCTCTTTAATGCCTACAGCGGTGCCACTGAATTACTGGCGGCAACAGTGATCTTCACTCAGCATCGTCAAGAAATCCAACGGCAGGCCCGTCATTGGAGCTCGAGGCTGCTGCGGCTACTGGGTTTTGTGCTGATTTCCTGCGGACTCTACGAGCTTCTGATCTATGCCCTGTTGCAAAGCCAAGGCGGAAATCCAATCGATGGTCTGCTCCTGCTCTCGCTCTTGGGCATTGCGATCGCGATTGTTTATCGCAGCCTTGTTGCTTGGCGATCGCGATCGGCACCTAGCTTCTACGCCATCCCGCTCCCAAACTGGCGGCTAGCGGCCCACTTGCATTGGGGGCTGGCGAGCTTCATCCAACTGTTGACGCTGCCTGTCTTTCTGTTTTCGCAACCGGTAGGGTCAACGCTGAATCTGGCCGTTTGTCTCCTGTTGGCCAGTTATGCCTGGTTGCAAGCTCGGTTCTCTCCTGAGCGATCGCCCAGTCACTGGAGTCAGCTCTGGGTCTACGTTGGTTGCCTAGAAGCGATCGGCAGTGCTGTGCAACTCCGTTTGCTCTGGCCTGAGCTGGCAGTGCTAGATCCCATTCGCGTTTTGCTGATCGCGCTGCTGAGCCTAGCGATGTTGCAGTTCCCTTGGGCGCGCTTTGGCTGGCAGGCGGCTCCTTGGCATCGGGTTGCTGTTTGCCTGCCGATTGTGGCTTTGCTGGCCGATGCTCTCAACAGTACCTATCTGGGTTTGATTGCTGTTGGTCTGTTTTATGTTCGAGTGGCATTCCTCTACGATGCGATCCGCTGGACTTACATCAGCTTGTTGGTCGTCAATTGGATTTTCGGGAAGCTCTCATCGGATTTGGTGACCAATGAGCCCCTGATTCCAGCGATGCATCTTGGCTTGTCCATCCTCTACATCGCGCAAGTAGATCCGGCTCTGGTGAAACCTCAGGCGCGATCGCTCCGCCATTTCATTCGCATCCTCGGTAGCGGTCTAATCTGTCTGACCGCGTTGCTGTTCTACCGTGAGACTGGTTTCACGCCGATTCTGGTCAGCCTCCTGACGGTGCTGTTGGGGTTGGGGTTGCAAATTCGCGCCCTCCTCTACGTCGGCACCAGCACATTTGTGTTGACTGGGGCCTATCACCTAACCTGTGGATGACGAGTGATGCCTTTGCCAAATGGGTGGCGGGGTTAGTGATTGGCATTGTCCTGATTAGTCTGGCCGCCAACTTCGAGCGACATCGCTTGCAAATCACCAAAACCACACAATCTCTGAAAGAGCGGCTTACCTCTTGGGAATAGCAGGTCGCGATCGCCCCATGCTTTGATCCAGAGATGGACACAGCAGCAGATTGGCAGCAAGAGGGTGCTGCACGATTTCAGCAGAAAACTGCTTTTTTTCGCCCTCAAGCCCGTCCAGCGCGGGATTTGGGTGTTTTGGCGGCTGCGATCGAGCGGCGGCGTCTGGGATCGCTCAACTTATTGGAAACGATGGCAGGCTGTGGGGTGCGGAGCCTGCGCTATGCCCTGGAAGCCAAAGTCGATCGCCTAGTGGTCAGTGATGCCGACCCAGAGTTGCAACCATTGCTCCAGCAGAATCTGGCCCCGATCGCGAGCGATCGCATCGATCTGCGCTGTGATTCCGCTCGTCGTCTCTTTGCCGAAGCCTTTGCCCAGCAGCAGTTCTATGACTTTGTTGATGTCGATGCCTTCGGAACCGCCAGCGAGCATCTAGCCAGTGCATGGGATGCGGTCAAAGTCGGTGGCTGTCTTTATTTCACGGCCACTGATGGGCGATCGCTCAGCGGCCACGATTGCGATTTGGCCTTTCGTGCCTACGGCGTTTGGGCGCGTAGCCACCCCAGCATTCCTGAGCAAGGACTGCGCCTCCTGATTGCGGCGCTACAGCAGCAAGCTTGGCAGCGGGGCTTTGGGATTCAACCACTGTTTTCCTATTTTTCTGGACAAGCCTTTCGCCTATTGATTCGTCTTCTGCCCAGCACCGGCAAAGTTAATCAACAAGGCTGGCTCGGCTATTGCCACTATTGCGGCCAATACCAAGTACGTCCTTGGCGACAACTCAGCCCGGCTGCTCTGCAATGCCCAGAGGACGGACAGCCTCTCGCTCTGACAGGCCCGCTTTGGATTGGCCCCGTGCATAACGTGACCTATCTACAATCCCTGCAGCAGCAAGCGATCGCCTGGAATTGGACAGCGATCGCGGACTTATTAGCGCAATTCCAAGCCGAAGCAACCCTGCCGCCCTACTGCTACACCCTCGGGGAAATCGGGCGGCGTGGCCGACAGGATCCTCCTGCGCGATCGCGGCTGATTCAATCGCTGCAAACAGCAGGCTTTGCGGCAGCCGGTAGTCACACCCAACCCCAAGCCTTTAAGACCGATGCCCCATGGGCGACCTGTCTAGCGCTGTCTCGATCGCTCGTAATCGGCGATGCAAACAGCGGTGAATCTGCGTGCTAGGTTGATCGTCAAATGATTCCCATCCCCCTGCCTCGCTCGTGAATATTCTGACGCTGTTCCAAAAAGGCGGCCTTGCGATGCTGCCGCTGACTGGCCTGTCGATCTTGGCATTGGGTACCATCTTTGAGCGGGCTTGGTTCTGGTACGCCCTCCTCAAGCAAGAGAGCCAGATCGTCCATCGGGTCTTGGATGCTGCTGACCAAGATTGGGACTTAGCGGCAGAAGTTGCCAGTCGGGCTAAGAATTCACCGATCGGGCGTTTCCTCGCGGCTCCGTTGCAGTTACAGCAGCCCGATCCAGAGCTCTTCCGGCTTGCCCTAGAGGCCTCCGCTGAAGAAGAACTTGCCAACATGCGGCGTGGCGACAAGCTGCTAGAGGCAGTGATCGCAATTTCGCCGCTCTTGGGACTGTTGGGAACCGTCTTGGGTCTGATTCAAACCCTCGGCAACCTGCGGATTGGTGATTTGGGCAGTTCCTCGACTGCTGGCGTGAGCGCTGGGATCGGAGAAGCCTTGATCACTACAGCCACTGGCTTGATCGTGGCGATCGTCGCTTTGGCCGCCTATCGAGTCTTCCAAGGACTCATTGTTCAGCAAATGAAAGTCTTCCGGCGGGCGGGCAATCAACTCGAACTGATGTATCGCCAAGCTTGGGCACGGCGTGGCCTCCCCAGCCAGCCGCTCCGCTAGTCAGTGACCGGTCATTCTTCACGAGTCAGACGGATGAAAATTCCTGCCGAAAATGCCGAGTCAGAAGCTCGGATTGAGATGTTGCCACTGATCGACGTGGTCTTCTGCATCCTGATCTTCTTCATCTTGGCGACCCTACAACTGACCCGACAATCTGCTCTCGACATCACCCTGCCCCAGTCCAGCACCAGTCGACTGCAGGAACGACAGACCCTCCTGATCAGCTTGGATGCCGCTGGGCAACCCTACGTCGATTCCCAGCCTGTGACGCCGGAGCAACTGCGGCTGGTGCTTGTTGGCTTCAACCGCACCAATCCCAATGGTTCGATGCTGCTTTACGCCGATGGCAGTGCTGCCTATCGTGACATCGTGACTGTCTTGGATGCGATGCGGGCTGTCGGAGGCGATCGCGTTGCCCTTGCAACGGAACCGGCCGATTTGCAGCGATCGCCCCAACTGGTTCCTACTCCTCTCCCGTAGCGATCGCATTCTCGGGATCACTGCACCAGTCACTCCAGCTACCGGCATAGAGTTGAGCAGGCGATCGCCCGGCCAGTTCCCAAGAGAGCAGGTTGACGCAGGCGGTGACGCCGGAGCCACAGTAGATGATCGGTTGCACAGCAGTGGAGAGATGCTGCCAGCGCTGCTGTTGCTCACTGGGCAATCGCCAGTAACCCTTCTCATCCAGCGCCTCTTTCCAAACGGCGAGCTGCGCCCCGGGAATGTGACCCGCCACGGGATCAATCGGCTCCCGGTCACCTCGGTAGCGGTCGGCTTCGCGAGAATCAATCAGAACCTGTCCCCTCGCTTGAGCGACTTTTAGACCTACCGCATCAACGACCCAGCCAGTCTGAGGATGCGGCTGGAATTTTGCTGGGGCGATCGCTGGAATATCGGTTACTAGTTCACCCCCGATCGCTTGCCAAGCCGCCAATCCGCCATCTAAAACCGCGACACGCTCATGACCGAGGTAGCGCAGTAGCCACCAAAGCCGGCTGGCAAAGGCTGAGAAGCTGGCATCGTAGGCGACAACTAAGGTTGCTGGATCCGAGCTGATGCCGATCGCCCCTAAGCGTGCTGCCAAAGCCTCAATGTCTGGCAGAGGATGACGACCGCCGCGATCGCCCTTGGGAGCGGAGAGATCTTGCTCCAAATCTAGATAGACTGCGCCGGGTAGATGACCTTGCTGGTACTGGTCACGACCCTGCTGAGGCTGCATCAGGTCGAAGCGGCAGTCGACAAGACAGAGATCGTTATCGTGGAGATGCGCTTGCAGCCATTCAGCGGAGACCAAGGGCGAAGACATGGGCGGTGAGGGCAGAAATCTGGCATAGAATACCCAGAGATTGATTGCGCAGCGTCACTAAAAGGAGCAGGGGTCCACATGGCCGGAGAAATCTTTGGAACCGCGTTTCTCTTCATCGTGTTGGTGCCCGTAGGCTTGGCACTGGGAGCCTTCCTGCTGAAAGTGCAAGGCGTTCAAAAAGCCGAAAAATAAGTCCCAGCGCTCCTAAGCTGAGGCCGGCCCCTCCTAATCAGAGGGGCTTTCTGCTGTGTGGGTGCGATCGCAATTCTGATAACATCTTAAGAACTGTTAACAATCTTGCCCTGATCCCATGGATGTCCTCGTTGTTGGTGCTACGGGTACTCTCGGTCGGCAGATTGCCCGCCGAGCCCTCGACGAAGGCCACCGGGTTCGTTGCCTCGTCCGCAGCCCTAAGCGCGGCAACTTTCTGCGGGAATGGGGCTGTGATCTGGTGCGGGGCGATCTGACCCAGCCAGAAAGTCTTACTTTTGCCCTAGAGGGGATAGAGGCCGTCATCGATGCGGCCACCACGCGATCTACAGATTCCCTCAGCTGCTATGACGTCGATTGGCAGGGCAAAGTCAACCTGATCAAGGCGGCTACAGAAGCCGGTGTGCAGCGGTTTGTCTTCTGCTCGATCATTGACGCTGAGAAGCACCGCGATGTGCCGCTAATGGACATCAAGTACTGCACTGAGGAATTCCTGAGGCAGTCGGGGCTTAATTACACAATCCTGCGGCTGGCGGGCTTTATGCAGGGTTTGATTGCCGAGTTTGCGATCCCCGTGCTGGAAGGTCGCACCGCCCTTATCACCCAAGATTCCGACCCGATCGCCTACCTCAGTACTCTTGATATCGCCCGCTTTGCCGTTGCTGCATTGACCACGCCCGCCACTGAGAAGCAAACCCTGCCGGTTGTGGGTCCTAAAGCTTGGAGCGGACTTGAAATTTTCCGACTCTGCGAACGGCTGAGCGGCAAGGAAACGAAGATTGCCCGTCTGCCCTTGGCAACGGTGAGTGCAATGAAGCGCTTCTTCCGCTTCTTCCAGTGGGGCTGGAATATCGCCGATCGCTTGGCCTTTAGTGAAGTGATGGCTTGCGGCCGCCCCTTCACGGCAGACATGGCAGCCACATACACCGCTTTCGGCATTGATCCTGCTGAGATCACAGGCTTGGAGAGCTACCTGAACGACTACTTCTCGGTGATGCTGCGCCGCTTGAAAGAGCTGGAGTTCGACCAGAAAAAAGACAAGAAAAAGAAAGTGCCGTTCTAAATCGATCGCGGCGATCGCCAAATCAACACTCCTGGGGCACCCTGTAAAAATCTTCCTCAGAGAAAAAGGTGATGGTTTCCCCTCAGCCGATTGGCCGCGATCGCCCTTTTGAAATTGGTCTCTACTTAGAACGCGGCTGGCAACTGTTTCGCCAAAACTGGCAGCTCTACGTTCCCTTTGGCCTAATTCTGTTTGCCTTTGGCTTCATCTTGGGCATGGCCTCAAGCCTGCTTCAGATTGCCGTGTGTCTGTCGCTAGCGGTCTCGATTGACGAGTGCCCAGAGTGGGTGCCTCAACTGGTTGATCTGCCCTTCAATCTGATCTCTTGGCTGGTGGGAACGCCCTTAGGGGCAGGACCTGTAGTTGCTGCCCTCCTGCAGCTTCAGCACCAAACCCCAGAGTTCAGTGATTTCTTCAAGGGCTTTCGGCGCTTTTGGCCCTTGGTCCTGACCAGCTTTTTGATCGGCTTCATTATCTTTATCGTCGTCTTCGTGATCGCGCTCGTGTTCGGTGCAGTCGCCTTTTTGCTCAATCAAGCTGGAACGCCAGTGGAAGGATTGGTGGGCATTGCGATCGTGGGTGTTTTGCTGGCGATCGCAGCTGCAACCTACATCGGTGTGGGCTATTTGTTCGTGACCCCGATCGTCCTCGATCGCCGGATTGGGGTTTGGCAAGCACTGGAACTGAGTCGACAGGTGGTTGCCCCTCGCTGGTGGTCAGCTTTCGGCTTCCTGATTTTGCTCGGTCTAATCAATGGCTTAGGCTTTCTTGCCTGCTGTGTTGGTTTGCTGGTCACCATTCCTGTGACGCTCTGTGCGATCGCGGTCGCCTATTCTGATCAGATTGGCCTCGAAACGGCTGAGACTGCGGTCTAGTTCCAGCAGCCTTCTTAGAATGAGAAAGCTGACTTCTGTTGCGATCGCGTGCCCCACACTGAAGAATTCGACGTCATTGTCATTGGCGCGGGCCATGCCGGTTGTGAGGCAGCCTTGGCAGCCGCTCGACTGGGCTGTCAAACCCTATTGCTGACTCTCAACCTCGATCGCATTGGCTGGCAACCCTGTAATCCGGCAGTGGGTGGGCCAGCCAAATCTCAACTCGCCCACGAAGTCGATGCCTTGGGCGGCGAAATCGGCAAAATGGCCGATCGCACCTATCTGCAAAAGCGGGTGCTGAATGCTTCGCGAGGTCCTGCTGTTTGGGCATTACGGGCGCAGACCGACAAGCGTGAATATGCGGCTGTCATCAAGCAAGTGCTGGAGCAGCAACCAAACTTACGCCTGCGGGAAGGCATGGTTACCGATCTGCTGATTGGGCCAAATGACGAAGTTCAAGGCGTGACAACCTACTTCGGCTCCAGCTTCCGTGCCAAAGCAGTGATTTTGACCACAGGCACGTTCCTCGGGGGCTGCATCTGGGTGGGCAATAAGTCGATGCCTGCCGGTCGTGCCGGAGAATTTGCTGCTGTTGGCCTGACGGAAACCCTGCAACGACTGGGCTTTGAAACCGATCGCCTCAAAACGGGAACCCCGGCCCGCGTCGATAAGCGATCGGTGGACTACAGCCGCTTGGAACCCCAGCCCGGCGATCCAGAGGTGCGTTGGTTCAGCTTTGATCCCGAAGCGTGGGTGGAACGCGAACAACTACCCTGCTATCTGACGCGCACGACGGCCGAAACGCACAAACTAATCCGCGACAACCTGTACCTGACGCCGGTTTATGGCGGCTACATCGA
Protein-coding regions in this window:
- a CDS encoding DUF938 domain-containing protein, yielding MDDRLYAPATERNRDAILAVLKDELRSPGTVLEIASGTGEHGAYFAPQLPDYFWQPSDPNEESRRSIAAWRSHVNAPNLGEAIAIDVTRSDWVESVPEFPQPVVAIAAINLIHISPWEATLGLFAGAKQLLSVDGLIYLYGAYKRGGQHTAPSNEAFDASLQARNPAWGARNLEDVTAVAEAEQFRLDRIVEMPSNNLSVCFRAIA
- the ilvN gene encoding acetolactate synthase small subunit, with amino-acid sequence MKRTLSVLVEDEAGVLTRIAGLFARRSFNIESLAVGPAEQVGISRITMVVQGDDREIEQITKQLYKLINVLKVQDISEVPCVERELMLIKVNANSSNRSEILELVQIFRARVVDVAEDSLIVEVVGDPGKMVAIVQVLQRFGIREISRTGKVALTRESGVNTEFLKALEARV
- a CDS encoding alpha/beta fold hydrolase; translated protein: MSLRSLTVATSQDWIWRGLRVRYAFRRSPQPTGAVPVIFLHGFGAGWRHWRDNIPALAEERDVYAIDLVGFGDSEKGYLHYGPAFWSELVRDFCQQFVGSAAVLIGNSLGSVVAMVTAHRFPEQVHGLILLNLPDTSLLRSPAAHDRFKSLRQALLWALTPPWLIEPLLLWLRSPKRLKPWLALAYSDRDRIDADLLDLIARPARSEEAGPALRAMTRFNAEVPRDWRADRVLPQLSQPILLIWGESDRLVPFSLAKRCQQLNPQLDWLPMPATGHCPHDDRPAFVNQSLNNWLSQHDPGDVKIKA
- a CDS encoding Uma2 family endonuclease, translating into MVAVPQAHPLSVAEYLQFEAASEIKHEYRAGEVYAMADITDVHNTIVGNWVALIRSHVCGSSDRVYCSAMQVWLQQANCIYYPDLLVTCDPRDQETVNYKRFPKLIVEVLSPSTEAFDRGDKFADYQTLETLEEYVLISTSRQRVDCFRRSLEGVWTLQFYLPNAEVLPLRSIGLEVRLSDLYEDVTLPAPPSIPESLEGSR
- a CDS encoding SAM-dependent methyltransferase, producing MDTAADWQQEGAARFQQKTAFFRPQARPARDLGVLAAAIERRRLGSLNLLETMAGCGVRSLRYALEAKVDRLVVSDADPELQPLLQQNLAPIASDRIDLRCDSARRLFAEAFAQQQFYDFVDVDAFGTASEHLASAWDAVKVGGCLYFTATDGRSLSGHDCDLAFRAYGVWARSHPSIPEQGLRLLIAALQQQAWQRGFGIQPLFSYFSGQAFRLLIRLLPSTGKVNQQGWLGYCHYCGQYQVRPWRQLSPAALQCPEDGQPLALTGPLWIGPVHNVTYLQSLQQQAIAWNWTAIADLLAQFQAEATLPPYCYTLGEIGRRGRQDPPARSRLIQSLQTAGFAAAGSHTQPQAFKTDAPWATCLALSRSLVIGDANSGESAC
- a CDS encoding MotA/TolQ/ExbB proton channel family protein, translated to MNILTLFQKGGLAMLPLTGLSILALGTIFERAWFWYALLKQESQIVHRVLDAADQDWDLAAEVASRAKNSPIGRFLAAPLQLQQPDPELFRLALEASAEEELANMRRGDKLLEAVIAISPLLGLLGTVLGLIQTLGNLRIGDLGSSSTAGVSAGIGEALITTATGLIVAIVALAAYRVFQGLIVQQMKVFRRAGNQLELMYRQAWARRGLPSQPLR
- a CDS encoding ExbD/TolR family protein; this encodes MKIPAENAESEARIEMLPLIDVVFCILIFFILATLQLTRQSALDITLPQSSTSRLQERQTLLISLDAAGQPYVDSQPVTPEQLRLVLVGFNRTNPNGSMLLYADGSAAYRDIVTVLDAMRAVGGDRVALATEPADLQRSPQLVPTPLP
- a CDS encoding sulfurtransferase; amino-acid sequence: MSSPLVSAEWLQAHLHDNDLCLVDCRFDLMQPQQGRDQYQQGHLPGAVYLDLEQDLSAPKGDRGGRHPLPDIEALAARLGAIGISSDPATLVVAYDASFSAFASRLWWLLRYLGHERVAVLDGGLAAWQAIGGELVTDIPAIAPAKFQPHPQTGWVVDAVGLKVAQARGQVLIDSREADRYRGDREPIDPVAGHIPGAQLAVWKEALDEKGYWRLPSEQQQRWQHLSTAVQPIIYCGSGVTACVNLLSWELAGRSPAQLYAGSWSDWCSDPENAIATGEE
- the petM gene encoding cytochrome b6-f complex subunit PetM, whose amino-acid sequence is MAGEIFGTAFLFIVLVPVGLALGAFLLKVQGVQKAEK
- a CDS encoding NmrA family NAD(P)-binding protein — protein: MDVLVVGATGTLGRQIARRALDEGHRVRCLVRSPKRGNFLREWGCDLVRGDLTQPESLTFALEGIEAVIDAATTRSTDSLSCYDVDWQGKVNLIKAATEAGVQRFVFCSIIDAEKHRDVPLMDIKYCTEEFLRQSGLNYTILRLAGFMQGLIAEFAIPVLEGRTALITQDSDPIAYLSTLDIARFAVAALTTPATEKQTLPVVGPKAWSGLEIFRLCERLSGKETKIARLPLATVSAMKRFFRFFQWGWNIADRLAFSEVMACGRPFTADMAATYTAFGIDPAEITGLESYLNDYFSVMLRRLKELEFDQKKDKKKKVPF